A genomic window from Eleginops maclovinus isolate JMC-PN-2008 ecotype Puerto Natales chromosome 9, JC_Emac_rtc_rv5, whole genome shotgun sequence includes:
- the lingo3a gene encoding leucine-rich repeat and immunoglobulin-like domain-containing nogo receptor-interacting protein 3a — MGVSMGQDVRWLLPFLFLLLMITVSPTHAQACPQRCDCIAKLKTVSCFGKRLSSMPDGIPGDTKILDLTGNKLRWVEHGDLLSFTRLEKLDLSENMISVLEPNAFSSLQNLQSLSLRGNQLKLVPMGAFSRLSNLTSLDLSGNKIVILLDFTFQDLKSLKNLEVGDNDLVYISNKAFLGLVGLRELTIERCNLTSVSSQSLSYLHNLVTLRLRYLSISSLEDQNFRKLGNLRGLEIDHWPFLEHIAPHSLQGLNLSWLSITHTNITSVPTSALRSLAHLTILNLSHNPISVLESWALRDLIRLKELHLVNTNLVVVQPYALGGLRSIRLLNFSSNGLVSLEEGAFQSVNTLETLRLDGNPLACDCRLLWILQRRKTLNFDGASPVCMSPVEVQGRALNAFSDSALFDHFTCQKPKIRNRKLQQVSAREGQVVSFICKAEGEPTPVIFWISPQRRRITTKSSGRLTVLPEGTLEIRYAQVTDSGTYICIASNAGGNDTYFATLTVSGLPLDAALMANRTYYAGDLNDTNLNDTRVFLKFTLDLKTILISTAMGCIMFLGVVLFCFILLFVWSRGRGQHKNNFSVEYSFRKVDGPAASGGQGGARKFNMKMI; from the coding sequence ATGGGGGTGAGCATGGGCCAGGATGTACGCTGGCTCCTGCCTTTCCTGTTCTTGCTTCTCATGATCACAGTGTCACCCACTCATGCTCAAGCATGTCCCCAGCGTTGTGATTGCATTGCGAAACTCAAGACTGTGTCCTGTTTCGGTAAACGCCTTTCCTCAATGCCAGATGGTATCCCAGGGGACACAAAGATCCTGGACCTAACCGGAAATAAACTTCGCTGGGTGGAGCATGGTGACCTGCTCTCATTTACACGTCTTGAAAAGCTGGACCTGAGTGAGAACATGATCAGTGTCCTCGAACCGAACGCCTTTTCTAGTCTCCAGAACCTGCAGTCGCTTTCACTGAGGGGCAACCAACTGAAGCTGGTCCCCATGGGGGCTTTCTCACGTCTCTCCAACCTGACTTCATTGGACCTCAGTGGGAATAAGATTGTTATTCTTTTGGACTTTACTTTCCAAGATCTGAAAAGTCTGAAAAATCTGGAAGTTGGAGACAATGACTTAGTTTATATTTCCAACAAGGCCTTCCTGGGTCTAGTGGGGCTGAGGGAGTTAACCATTGAGCGGTGCAACCTGACATCTGTCTCCAGCCAGTCTTTGTCCTACCTTCACAACCTGGTGACTCTGCGCCTCCGCTACCTTAGTATTTCCAGCTTAGAGGACCAGAACTTCCGTAAGCTGGGAAACCTGAGGGGCCTCGAAATTGATCACTGGCCCTTCCTGGAGCACATTGCCCCTCACAGCCTGCAGGGTCTCAATTTATCTTGGCTGTCTATTACTCACACTAACATCACCTCTGTGCCCACCTCCGCCCTACGCAGTCTGGCTCATCTCACCATCCTCAACCTGTCGCACAACCCCATCTCTGTGCTTGAGTCCTGGGCGCTGCGGGACCTTATTAGGCTAAAGGAGCTGCATCTAGTCAACACAAATTTGGTAGTGGTGCAGCCATATGCACTGGGTGGTCTTCGGTCCATCCGCCTTCTTAACTTCTCCAGTAACGGCCTGGTCTCCCTGGAAGAGGGAGCCTTTCAGTCCGTCAACACTCTGGAGACGCTACGTTTAGATGGGAACCCTCTGGCTTGCGACTGCCGCTTGCTATGGATCCTTCAGCGTAGGAAGACGCTCAATTTTGACGGCGCCTCCCCAGTGTGCATGTCGCCCGTTGAAGTGCAGGGACGAGCTCTTAACGCTTTTTCCGACTCGGCTCTCTTTGATCATTTCACCTGCCAGAAGCCCAAGATCCGCAACAGAAAACTGCAGCAGGTATCGGCCCGCGAGGGACAGGTGGTGTCTTTCATTTGCAAAGCAGAAGGTGAGCCCACACCGGTGATATTCTGGATCTCTCCTCAACGGCGCCGCATCACCACAAAGAGCAGCGGCCGTCTGACAGTGTTACCAGAGGGCACGTTAGAAATACGATACGCACAGGTGACAGACAGCGGGACCTACATCTGCATAGCTAGCAATGCCGGTGGCAATGACACCTATTTTGCCACTCTTACAGTCAGTGGGCTGCCTCTAGATGCAGCTCTTATGGCCAACCGCACATATTATGCTGGGGACCTTAATGACACGAATCTGAATGACACCAGAGTCTTCTTGAAGTTTACTTTGGACCTAAAGACCATCCTCATATCCACAGCTATGGGCTGTATCATGTTCCTGGGGGTGGTTCTCTTCTGTTtcattctgctgtttgtgtggAGTCGAGGCAGAGGGCAGCACAAGAACAATTTCTCAGTAGAGTATTCCTTCAGAAAGGTGGATGGACCCGCTGCCAGTGGAGGGCAGGGTGGGGCACGCAAGTTCAAcatgaaaatgatttga